A genomic window from Microbacterium sp. ET2 includes:
- a CDS encoding DNA topoisomerase IB gives MRPGDDPGYRRVRSGSSFRYVDIHGSSAPEEDRERIHQLVIPPAWQDVWISSDPMGHIQAVGVDEAGRRQYLYHPKWRERRDRGKFARALTLAEALPRARAKATTALRRDDLSREKVLAVSFRLLDEGAPRIGSARYLERHGSRGLTTLQRRDASVEDSVITLSFPAKSGQRALIRIEDEELAAVVEELSAGRPRSALLSYQRGRRRVPLTPADVNNHVRALTGGRFTAKDFRTLRGTIMAAEALARIGTVDTARDRKRAEKLAVRATAEALGNTPAVARSSYIDPKVFARYDRGRLLDLTISPESAIRQLLTGR, from the coding sequence GTGCGCCCCGGCGACGATCCCGGCTACCGTCGCGTCCGCTCGGGATCGAGCTTCCGCTACGTCGACATCCACGGGTCATCCGCTCCTGAAGAGGATCGCGAGCGCATCCACCAGCTGGTCATCCCGCCCGCCTGGCAGGACGTCTGGATCTCCAGTGACCCGATGGGGCACATTCAGGCCGTGGGAGTCGACGAGGCGGGGAGGCGGCAGTACCTCTACCACCCGAAGTGGCGCGAGCGTCGCGACCGGGGCAAGTTCGCACGCGCCCTCACCCTCGCCGAGGCGCTCCCTCGTGCCAGGGCGAAGGCGACGACGGCCCTGCGACGCGACGATCTCAGCCGCGAGAAGGTGCTGGCGGTCTCCTTCCGCCTGCTCGACGAGGGCGCGCCGCGGATCGGATCGGCCCGCTATCTCGAGCGTCACGGCAGTCGGGGCCTGACGACTCTGCAGCGCCGCGATGCGTCGGTGGAGGACTCCGTCATCACCCTGTCGTTCCCGGCCAAGAGCGGACAGCGCGCACTCATCCGCATCGAGGACGAAGAGCTCGCCGCGGTCGTCGAAGAACTCAGCGCGGGTCGTCCACGCTCGGCACTGCTGTCGTATCAGCGGGGTCGGCGACGCGTGCCCCTGACCCCCGCCGATGTGAACAACCACGTCCGGGCGCTGACGGGCGGCCGTTTCACGGCCAAGGACTTCCGCACCCTGCGCGGCACCATCATGGCCGCCGAGGCCCTCGCCCGCATCGGCACCGTCGACACGGCGCGTGATCGCAAGCGCGCCGAGAAGCTCGCGGTGCGCGCCACCGCCGAAGCCCTCGGCAACACCCCCGCGGTCGCCCGCAGCAGCTACATCGACCCGAAGGTGTTCGCGCGCTACGACCGCGGCCGGCTGCTCGACCTGACGATCTCGCCCGAATCGGCGATCCGCCAGCTGCTCACCGGCCGCTGA